Proteins co-encoded in one Nicotiana sylvestris chromosome 7, ASM39365v2, whole genome shotgun sequence genomic window:
- the LOC104213021 gene encoding tryptophan decarboxylase TDC1-like — MGSLDSNINSAQNQSTIAKFNPLDPEEFRTQAHQMVDFIADYYKNIENYPVLSQVEPGYLRNRLPETAPYRPESFDTIMKDIQNHIVPGMTHWLSPNFFAFFPATVSSAAFVGEMLCTCFNSVGFNWLASPAVTELEMVVMDWLANMLKLPKSFMFSGTGGGVLQGTTSEAILCTLIAARDRKLETLGVHNIGKLVVYGSDQTHSTYTKACKLAGIFPCNIRAIPTSVESNFSLSPVVLRRVIEADMAAGLVPLFLCATVGTTSTTAVDPIGQLAEVANEHKIWLHVDAAYGGSACICPEFRHYLDGIERADSLSLSPHKWLLSYLDCCCMWVREPNVLVKALSTNPEYLRNKRSEYESVVDYKDWQIGTGRRFKSLRLWLVMRSYGIVNLQSHIRSDVRMAKMFEGFIKSDPRFEIVVPRRFSLVCFRFNPVKESEPAYIELLNKKLLDSINSTGRVYITHTIAGGIYMLRFAVGATLTEDRHVIAAWKLIKESADASLRRSYYYTTV, encoded by the coding sequence ATGGGAAGTCTTGATTCAAATATTAATAGCGCTCAAAACCAATCAACCATAGCAAAATTCAACCCACTTGACCCTGAAGAATTCCGTACACAAGCCCATCAAATGGTGGACTTCATTGCTGATTATTACAAGAACATTGAAAACTACCCTGTTCTAAGCCAAGTTGAACCGGGTTACCTCCGAAACCGATTACCCGAAACTGCCCCATATCGCCCCGAATCATTTGACACCATTATGAAAGATATTCAAAACCATATTGTCCCTGGTATGACTCACTGGTTAAGCCCTAATTTCTTTGCATTTTTTCCAGCCACCGTTAGCTCCGCTGCTTTCGTCGGTGAAATGCTGTGCACTTGTTTCAACTCCGTTGGATTTAACTGGCTCGCGTCACCGGCTGTTACGGAGCTAGAAATGGTAGTCATGGACTGGCTTGCAAATATGCTAAAACTACCAAAATCCTTCATGTTCTCCGGCACTGGTGGTGGTGTACTTCAAGGTACAACCAGTGAAGCTATCCTCTGTACACTAATCGCCGCTCGTGACCGAAAGCTCGAAACCCTAGGTGTTCATAATATTGGAAAGCTCGTTGTTTACGGCTCTGATCAAACGCACTCTACGTATACCAAGGCTTGCAAGCTGGCTGGTATTTTCCCATGCAATATTAGGGCTATACCTACTTCTGTTGAAAGTAATTTCTCTTTATCTCCTGTGGTCCTACGTAGAGTTATTGAAGCTGACATGGCTGCTGGATTGGTCCCACTTTTCCTCTGTGCTACTGTAGGGACCACTTCAACTACAGCCGTTGACCCTATTGGTCAACTAGCTGAGGTGGCTAATGAGCACAAAATCTGGCTCCACGTGGATGCTGCTTATGGAGGCAGTGCATGTATATGTCCAGAGTTTAGACATTATCTTGATGGAATTGAACGAGCTGACTCGTTGAGTCTTAGTCCACATAAATGGTTACTAAGTTACTTAGATTGTTGTTGCATGTGGGTTAGAGAACCAAATGTGTTGGTAAAGGCGTTAAGCACTAATCCTGAATATTTGAGAAATAAACGATCTGAATATGAGTCAGTTGTAGATTACAAAGATTGGCAAATCGGTACAGGTCGAAGGTTCAAGTCGCTCCGATTATGGCTTGTTATGCGTAGTTATGGCATAGTCAATCTTCAAAGTCATATTAGGTCTGATGTTCGAATGGCCAAGATGTTTGAAGGGTTTATTAAGTCCGATCCAAGGTTTGAGATTGTTGTGCCCCGGCGGTTTTCGCTCGTGTGCTTCCGGTTCAACCCGGTCAAAGAATCTGAACCGGCATATATCGAGCTTTTAAACAAGAAGCTGCTTGATTCTATCAACTCAACCGGGCGAGTTTACATCACACACACAATAGCAGGCGGAATTTATATGCTTAGGTTTGCAGTAGGAGCCACACTTACAGAAGACAGACACGTAATTGCCGCTTGGAAATTGATAAAGGAGTCGGCCGATGCTTCGCTGAGAAGAAGTTATTATTATACTACTGTTTAA